The Linepithema humile isolate Giens D197 chromosome 2, Lhum_UNIL_v1.0, whole genome shotgun sequence genome has a segment encoding these proteins:
- the LOC136998211 gene encoding uncharacterized protein isoform X3 → MLMCLTLGLRYNLSWLAQVDILKMINTMYGYETIPSSKYMYFNHIDRSGDIFKYHIFCPECEKYYGNKNNLTESIDCNCGNVISVNSSNYFLSIDLESQFKRLLKNTTIVDSLLTYRFNRSKINDIALEDIYDGAEYRKHFDNGNILSHLYNFSYSFNTDGIPMGKSCGKTIWPIYITINELPPKERSKHILLAGLYVGKNDPNQNVFLQPFIEQANKLSLYGFHWNHNGKDVISKVIPLCAIVDSVARFKMLNMSGINSYYACTFCYQKAERTVKGQRFPLCTYRAPDRTTESTIKDIEKVYEKRNERNDRKRYVKGVKGPTVLLQLHFFDLITGFVPDYMHCILLGVIRLHTELLFDSSRKNFWKNMENDEIAMKHLISAIDERFTNICALTSITRSVRSLSQINIWKASEWRSWLIFYCIPCLKGFLKKKYLKHLAMLSKSTNILLQKSVTKQNVLKAHELFLTYVFLFNKYFGVTSMVLNVHLLTHIAQNVLNWGPLWTHNAFVYEGQNRHLLQLLQSPRYVVKQIARKFLIFSDLPILCNELVSTKSIIKFCENIIQTKLQHFIRCEGVVLLGKKEICTFSSEEYICVKEYNFNLENCTLFKKMLYNGVRFCSEVYAANKKHNDSYILTCYEIIAVIKKIIYVSDSKVLILVQEVVVQKEPLLFDQDFKYTQVKRFTGYGKFFCIEPVEIDAQCVFIDLINDKYLCKMPFGCYGD, encoded by the coding sequence ATGCTTATGTGTTTGACTCTAggattaagatataatttatcgtGGCTAGCACAAGtagacattttaaaaatgataaatacaatGTATGGATATGAAACAATTCCAAGCTCCAAGTAcatgtattttaatcatatagaTCGATCAGgtgatattttcaaatatcacattttttgtccagaatgtgaaaaatattatggaAATAAGAATAACTTAACAGAATCTATCGATTGCAACTGTGGAAATGTTATCAGTGTTAACTcctcaaattattttttatccatAGATTTAGAATCTCAATTCAAGAGACTTcttaaaaatacaacaattgTTGATTCCCTTCTAACTTATAGATTTAATCGTTCAAAAATTAACGATATTGCTTTAGAAGATATCTATGATGGAGCAGAATATAGAAAACACTTTGATAATGGAAATATTCTTTCAcatctttataatttctcgTACTCGTTTAATACTGATGGTATTCCTATGGGTAAATCTTGTGGCAAAACAATATGGCCCATTTATATTACGATAAATGAACTGCCGCCAAAAGAAAGGAGTAAACACATCTTACTTGCTGGATTGTATGTTGGTAAAAATGATCCAAACCAAAATGTCTTTTTACAACCTTTTATTGAACAAGCtaataaattatctctttATGGCTTTCATTGGAATCACAATGGAAAAGATGTAATAAGCAAAGTGATTCCTTTGTGCGCTATAGTTGATTCGGTAGCTcgatttaaaatgttaaatatgtctGGGATCAATTCTTATTATGCATGTACATTTTGTTATCAAAAAGCTGAACGTACAGTGAAAGGGCAGAGATTCCCTTTATGTACATATAGAGCACCTGATCGAACAACAGAGTCTACTATAAAAGATATCGAGAAAGTATATGAAAAACGAAACGAACGTAATGATAGGAAACGATATGTGAAAGGCGTAAAGGGGCCAACagtattattacaattacatttctttgatTTGATAACTGGATTTGTGCCCGATTATATGCATTGTATTCTTTTGGGTGTGATTCGATTACATACAGAATTACTTTTTGACTCttctcgtaaaaatttttggaaaaacatggaaaatgatgaaatagCTATGAAGCATTTAATATCTGCCATTGATGAACGTTTCACTAACATATGTGCTTTGACTTCTATCACCCGATCTGTTCGTTCtctttcacaaataaatatttggaaagCGTCTGAATGGAGATCTTggctaatattttattgtataccgtgcttgaaaggttttttaaaaaaaaaatatttgaagcatCTTGCTATGTTATCAAAATCTACAAATATACTTTTGCAAAAGTCTGTTACAAAACAAAATGTGCTAAAGGCACACGAATTATTTTTGACTtatgttttcttatttaacaAGTATTTTGGTGTTACATCAATGGTATTAAATGTACATCTTTTAACTCACATTgcacaaaatgttttaaattggGGTCCTCTTTGGACTCATAATGCTTTTGTATATGAAGGACAGAATCGTCATCTGCTGCAATTGTTACAAAGTCCACGTTATGTTGTAAAGCAAATAGCTCGCAAGTTTTTGATATTTAGTGATTTACCAATTTTGTGCAATGAGTTAGTATcaacaaaatcaataataaaattttgtgaaaatattattcaaactaaattgcaacattttatAAGATGCGAAGGAGTAGTTCTTTTaggtaaaaaagaaatatgtacattttcatCTGAGGAATATATATGCGTTaaagaatacaattttaatttagaaaattgtacattgtttaaaaaaatgttatataatggTGTAAGATTTTGTTCTGAAGTTTATGCAGCTAATAAGAAACATAATGACTCATATATTTTGACTTGTTATGAAATAATTgccgttataaaaaaaattatatatgtatccgattcaaaagtattaattttagtgCAAGAGGTTGTGGTGCAAAAGGAACCTTTGTTGTTTGatcaagattttaaatatactcaAGTTAAACGATTCACAGGTTatggtaaatttttttgtattgaacCTGTTGAAATAGATGCTCAATGCGTATTTATAGATCTTATAAACGAtaaatatctatgtaaaatGCCATTTGGTTGTTATGGTGATTAA
- the LOC136998211 gene encoding uncharacterized protein isoform X1: MKYKQYLFKDVPIPRSTAYRQKNRTTKTVVQEHIEHDDEIMSSENNDKIMLSENDIMSSEDVIIFSEHDDDMLNENDTCLNSIHSSKEILVNVMDKESELCSSTNNHSGGEEESEASFCQQFCRINKEQNFWEEKSHQKRTICPCTKSTAEDVMLMCLTLGLRYNLSWLAQVDILKMINTMYGYETIPSSKYMYFNHIDRSGDIFKYHIFCPECEKYYGNKNNLTESIDCNCGNVISVNSSNYFLSIDLESQFKRLLKNTTIVDSLLTYRFNRSKINDIALEDIYDGAEYRKHFDNGNILSHLYNFSYSFNTDGIPMGKSCGKTIWPIYITINELPPKERSKHILLAGLYVGKNDPNQNVFLQPFIEQANKLSLYGFHWNHNGKDVISKVIPLCAIVDSVARFKMLNMSGINSYYACTFCYQKAERTVKGQRFPLCTYRAPDRTTESTIKDIEKVYEKRNERNDRKRYVKGVKGPTVLLQLHFFDLITGFVPDYMHCILLGVIRLHTELLFDSSRKNFWKNMENDEIAMKHLISAIDERFTNICALTSITRSVRSLSQINIWKASEWRSWLIFYCIPCLKGFLKKKYLKHLAMLSKSTNILLQKSVTKQNVLKAHELFLTYVFLFNKYFGVTSMVLNVHLLTHIAQNVLNWGPLWTHNAFVYEGQNRHLLQLLQSPRYVVKQIARKFLIFSDLPILCNELVSTKSIIKFCENIIQTKLQHFIRCEGVVLLGKKEICTFSSEEYICVKEYNFNLENCTLFKKMLYNGVRFCSEVYAANKKHNDSYILTCYEIIAVIKKIIYVSDSKVLILVQEVVVQKEPLLFDQDFKYTQVKRFTGYGKFFCIEPVEIDAQCVFIDLINDKYLCKMPFGCYGD, from the exons atgaaatacaAGCAGTATCTTTTCAAAGATGTTCCTATTCCTCGTAGTACTGCATATCGACAGAAAAATCGGACTACCAAGACTGTTGTGCAG gAACATATAGAACATGATGATGAAATTATGTCAagtgaaaataatgataaaattatgttaagtGAAAATGATATTATGTCAAGTGAAgatgtcattatttttagtGAACATGATGATGATATGttaaatgaaaatgatacTTGTCTTAACAGCATCCACAGTTCTAAAGAAATTCTTGTGAATGTGATGGATAag GAATCTGAATTATGTTCTTCAACAAATAATCATTCTGGAGGAGAGGAAGAATCTGAAGCATCTTTCTGTCAACAATTTTGTCGCAttaataaagaacaaaatttttgggaAGAAAAATCACATCAGAAACGTACCATTTGTCCGTGTACAAAATCAACTGCAGAAGACGTTATGCTTATGTGTTTGACTCTAggattaagatataatttatcgtGGCTAGCACAAGtagacattttaaaaatgataaatacaatGTATGGATATGAAACAATTCCAAGCTCCAAGTAcatgtattttaatcatatagaTCGATCAGgtgatattttcaaatatcacattttttgtccagaatgtgaaaaatattatggaAATAAGAATAACTTAACAGAATCTATCGATTGCAACTGTGGAAATGTTATCAGTGTTAACTcctcaaattattttttatccatAGATTTAGAATCTCAATTCAAGAGACTTcttaaaaatacaacaattgTTGATTCCCTTCTAACTTATAGATTTAATCGTTCAAAAATTAACGATATTGCTTTAGAAGATATCTATGATGGAGCAGAATATAGAAAACACTTTGATAATGGAAATATTCTTTCAcatctttataatttctcgTACTCGTTTAATACTGATGGTATTCCTATGGGTAAATCTTGTGGCAAAACAATATGGCCCATTTATATTACGATAAATGAACTGCCGCCAAAAGAAAGGAGTAAACACATCTTACTTGCTGGATTGTATGTTGGTAAAAATGATCCAAACCAAAATGTCTTTTTACAACCTTTTATTGAACAAGCtaataaattatctctttATGGCTTTCATTGGAATCACAATGGAAAAGATGTAATAAGCAAAGTGATTCCTTTGTGCGCTATAGTTGATTCGGTAGCTcgatttaaaatgttaaatatgtctGGGATCAATTCTTATTATGCATGTACATTTTGTTATCAAAAAGCTGAACGTACAGTGAAAGGGCAGAGATTCCCTTTATGTACATATAGAGCACCTGATCGAACAACAGAGTCTACTATAAAAGATATCGAGAAAGTATATGAAAAACGAAACGAACGTAATGATAGGAAACGATATGTGAAAGGCGTAAAGGGGCCAACagtattattacaattacatttctttgatTTGATAACTGGATTTGTGCCCGATTATATGCATTGTATTCTTTTGGGTGTGATTCGATTACATACAGAATTACTTTTTGACTCttctcgtaaaaatttttggaaaaacatggaaaatgatgaaatagCTATGAAGCATTTAATATCTGCCATTGATGAACGTTTCACTAACATATGTGCTTTGACTTCTATCACCCGATCTGTTCGTTCtctttcacaaataaatatttggaaagCGTCTGAATGGAGATCTTggctaatattttattgtataccgtgcttgaaaggttttttaaaaaaaaaatatttgaagcatCTTGCTATGTTATCAAAATCTACAAATATACTTTTGCAAAAGTCTGTTACAAAACAAAATGTGCTAAAGGCACACGAATTATTTTTGACTtatgttttcttatttaacaAGTATTTTGGTGTTACATCAATGGTATTAAATGTACATCTTTTAACTCACATTgcacaaaatgttttaaattggGGTCCTCTTTGGACTCATAATGCTTTTGTATATGAAGGACAGAATCGTCATCTGCTGCAATTGTTACAAAGTCCACGTTATGTTGTAAAGCAAATAGCTCGCAAGTTTTTGATATTTAGTGATTTACCAATTTTGTGCAATGAGTTAGTATcaacaaaatcaataataaaattttgtgaaaatattattcaaactaaattgcaacattttatAAGATGCGAAGGAGTAGTTCTTTTaggtaaaaaagaaatatgtacattttcatCTGAGGAATATATATGCGTTaaagaatacaattttaatttagaaaattgtacattgtttaaaaaaatgttatataatggTGTAAGATTTTGTTCTGAAGTTTATGCAGCTAATAAGAAACATAATGACTCATATATTTTGACTTGTTATGAAATAATTgccgttataaaaaaaattatatatgtatccgattcaaaagtattaattttagtgCAAGAGGTTGTGGTGCAAAAGGAACCTTTGTTGTTTGatcaagattttaaatatactcaAGTTAAACGATTCACAGGTTatggtaaatttttttgtattgaacCTGTTGAAATAGATGCTCAATGCGTATTTATAGATCTTATAAACGAtaaatatctatgtaaaatGCCATTTGGTTGTTATGGTGATTAA
- the LOC136998211 gene encoding uncharacterized protein isoform X2, producing the protein MSSENNDKIMLSENDIMSSEDVIIFSEHDDDMLNENDTCLNSIHSSKEILVNVMDKESELCSSTNNHSGGEEESEASFCQQFCRINKEQNFWEEKSHQKRTICPCTKSTAEDVMLMCLTLGLRYNLSWLAQVDILKMINTMYGYETIPSSKYMYFNHIDRSGDIFKYHIFCPECEKYYGNKNNLTESIDCNCGNVISVNSSNYFLSIDLESQFKRLLKNTTIVDSLLTYRFNRSKINDIALEDIYDGAEYRKHFDNGNILSHLYNFSYSFNTDGIPMGKSCGKTIWPIYITINELPPKERSKHILLAGLYVGKNDPNQNVFLQPFIEQANKLSLYGFHWNHNGKDVISKVIPLCAIVDSVARFKMLNMSGINSYYACTFCYQKAERTVKGQRFPLCTYRAPDRTTESTIKDIEKVYEKRNERNDRKRYVKGVKGPTVLLQLHFFDLITGFVPDYMHCILLGVIRLHTELLFDSSRKNFWKNMENDEIAMKHLISAIDERFTNICALTSITRSVRSLSQINIWKASEWRSWLIFYCIPCLKGFLKKKYLKHLAMLSKSTNILLQKSVTKQNVLKAHELFLTYVFLFNKYFGVTSMVLNVHLLTHIAQNVLNWGPLWTHNAFVYEGQNRHLLQLLQSPRYVVKQIARKFLIFSDLPILCNELVSTKSIIKFCENIIQTKLQHFIRCEGVVLLGKKEICTFSSEEYICVKEYNFNLENCTLFKKMLYNGVRFCSEVYAANKKHNDSYILTCYEIIAVIKKIIYVSDSKVLILVQEVVVQKEPLLFDQDFKYTQVKRFTGYGKFFCIEPVEIDAQCVFIDLINDKYLCKMPFGCYGD; encoded by the exons ATGTCAagtgaaaataatgataaaattatgttaagtGAAAATGATATTATGTCAAGTGAAgatgtcattatttttagtGAACATGATGATGATATGttaaatgaaaatgatacTTGTCTTAACAGCATCCACAGTTCTAAAGAAATTCTTGTGAATGTGATGGATAag GAATCTGAATTATGTTCTTCAACAAATAATCATTCTGGAGGAGAGGAAGAATCTGAAGCATCTTTCTGTCAACAATTTTGTCGCAttaataaagaacaaaatttttgggaAGAAAAATCACATCAGAAACGTACCATTTGTCCGTGTACAAAATCAACTGCAGAAGACGTTATGCTTATGTGTTTGACTCTAggattaagatataatttatcgtGGCTAGCACAAGtagacattttaaaaatgataaatacaatGTATGGATATGAAACAATTCCAAGCTCCAAGTAcatgtattttaatcatatagaTCGATCAGgtgatattttcaaatatcacattttttgtccagaatgtgaaaaatattatggaAATAAGAATAACTTAACAGAATCTATCGATTGCAACTGTGGAAATGTTATCAGTGTTAACTcctcaaattattttttatccatAGATTTAGAATCTCAATTCAAGAGACTTcttaaaaatacaacaattgTTGATTCCCTTCTAACTTATAGATTTAATCGTTCAAAAATTAACGATATTGCTTTAGAAGATATCTATGATGGAGCAGAATATAGAAAACACTTTGATAATGGAAATATTCTTTCAcatctttataatttctcgTACTCGTTTAATACTGATGGTATTCCTATGGGTAAATCTTGTGGCAAAACAATATGGCCCATTTATATTACGATAAATGAACTGCCGCCAAAAGAAAGGAGTAAACACATCTTACTTGCTGGATTGTATGTTGGTAAAAATGATCCAAACCAAAATGTCTTTTTACAACCTTTTATTGAACAAGCtaataaattatctctttATGGCTTTCATTGGAATCACAATGGAAAAGATGTAATAAGCAAAGTGATTCCTTTGTGCGCTATAGTTGATTCGGTAGCTcgatttaaaatgttaaatatgtctGGGATCAATTCTTATTATGCATGTACATTTTGTTATCAAAAAGCTGAACGTACAGTGAAAGGGCAGAGATTCCCTTTATGTACATATAGAGCACCTGATCGAACAACAGAGTCTACTATAAAAGATATCGAGAAAGTATATGAAAAACGAAACGAACGTAATGATAGGAAACGATATGTGAAAGGCGTAAAGGGGCCAACagtattattacaattacatttctttgatTTGATAACTGGATTTGTGCCCGATTATATGCATTGTATTCTTTTGGGTGTGATTCGATTACATACAGAATTACTTTTTGACTCttctcgtaaaaatttttggaaaaacatggaaaatgatgaaatagCTATGAAGCATTTAATATCTGCCATTGATGAACGTTTCACTAACATATGTGCTTTGACTTCTATCACCCGATCTGTTCGTTCtctttcacaaataaatatttggaaagCGTCTGAATGGAGATCTTggctaatattttattgtataccgtgcttgaaaggttttttaaaaaaaaaatatttgaagcatCTTGCTATGTTATCAAAATCTACAAATATACTTTTGCAAAAGTCTGTTACAAAACAAAATGTGCTAAAGGCACACGAATTATTTTTGACTtatgttttcttatttaacaAGTATTTTGGTGTTACATCAATGGTATTAAATGTACATCTTTTAACTCACATTgcacaaaatgttttaaattggGGTCCTCTTTGGACTCATAATGCTTTTGTATATGAAGGACAGAATCGTCATCTGCTGCAATTGTTACAAAGTCCACGTTATGTTGTAAAGCAAATAGCTCGCAAGTTTTTGATATTTAGTGATTTACCAATTTTGTGCAATGAGTTAGTATcaacaaaatcaataataaaattttgtgaaaatattattcaaactaaattgcaacattttatAAGATGCGAAGGAGTAGTTCTTTTaggtaaaaaagaaatatgtacattttcatCTGAGGAATATATATGCGTTaaagaatacaattttaatttagaaaattgtacattgtttaaaaaaatgttatataatggTGTAAGATTTTGTTCTGAAGTTTATGCAGCTAATAAGAAACATAATGACTCATATATTTTGACTTGTTATGAAATAATTgccgttataaaaaaaattatatatgtatccgattcaaaagtattaattttagtgCAAGAGGTTGTGGTGCAAAAGGAACCTTTGTTGTTTGatcaagattttaaatatactcaAGTTAAACGATTCACAGGTTatggtaaatttttttgtattgaacCTGTTGAAATAGATGCTCAATGCGTATTTATAGATCTTATAAACGAtaaatatctatgtaaaatGCCATTTGGTTGTTATGGTGATTAA